The window GGCGTCGGGGTCAAGCTCGGCGTGAGCCCGGGCGGGGATTTCGCCCATCGGAATCAAAAGGGAGTTTGGCAGGCTAGCCGTTTGATACTCCCAAGGTTCTCGGACGTCTAGGAGGATTGGGGCATCGGGTTGTTGGCGGCGCTGGGCAAAGACTTCTGCGGTAATTTCGGGCTCAAGCATGTATTCAAGGATATCCTTAGAGGTGGTATAAAGCACAGGCCCAAGGAAATGGGCTGAGGGCTTTTGGGCGTAATGCTTTGGTTGAAATTGACGACTTCGGTGATACCTGGAGTGCCAGATTAGGAACGCGATTGAGCATTTGCATCCTTACATTGGACGCTCCAACAAGTTTAAATAGGGATGGTGACTGTCTTGGAAAAGGTCCTGATTGTTGAAGACGAGATGCATGCTCGCAGCGGCTTGACGGAGCTGGTCGAGAGCTGGGGATACCGGGCGGAGTGCGCTGCAGACGGGATGGAGGGTCTGGAAAAGGCCATTGCTTGGGCTCCCGCCATTGTGGTGACAGACCTAAAGATGCCGCGGATGGACGGTATGGAACTGTTGAATCGCGTCGGTGAGCTACCACAGCGCATTGCGGTCATTATGCTCACGGCACAAGGGTCGATCGAGTCTGCTGTTGATGCGATGCGAATGGGCGCGTACGACTACATCCCGAAGCCGGTGGACCCACATCGGCTGAAGACGATTCTGCACAATGCGAGCCGGCAACGAGAGGCGGACGTTGAACTGGAGGCGACGCGGAGGCAGCTCAGGGATACGGGCGTGCTGGGTCCGATGGTGGGCTCGTCCCCGCAGATGATGGAGATTTTTACCATGATCGAGCGGATTGCACCGTCGAATGTGTCAGTGTTGGTGACCGGTGAGAGCGGGACAGGGAAAGAGTTGGTGGCTCGGGCCCTGCATGATTTGAGTGCGAGGAGGCTGAAGCCGTTTGTGGCAGTGAACTGCGCTGCGATTCCCGAGACGCTGATCGAGAGCGAGATATTCGGGCATGAGAAGGGCGCTTTTACCGGGGCATTAGAACGGCGGGCCGGATGTTTTGAGTTGGCCGAGGAAGGGACGCTGCTCCTCGATGAGATCGGCGAGATGCCAATGGCGACGCAGGCGAAGCTGCTCCGAGTGCTGGAGGATCGCAAACTAAGAAGATTGGGCAGCAAGATCGAAACGCCAGTGGATGTTCGCGTGGTCGCGGCGACGAATAAGGATCCGGAGAAAGCTGTGGCGAGTGGGGAGCTACGGGGGGATCTTTATTATCGGCTCAATGTCTTTAACATCCAGATGCCTCCTCTGAGAGATCACCTGATGGACGTCTCGGCGATCGCGGAGAAGATGATTGACGACATGAATGAACGACATCGCTGCACAGTCGCAGGGCTAAAGGACTCGCTTATGACGCGACTGGAGGAGTACAAGTGGCCGGGGAATGTTCGGGAGTTACGAAATACGATTGAGCGGGCGGTGATTCTGGCTGGGACCGGGATGCTGGGCGTGGAGCATTTGCCGCCGCACTTTGGCGAGCCAGGGTTTGCACCGCCTCCGACCAGGGTTGTCGTTACCGAGGTTGGAGGTGTGCATACGTCCTCGCCGTCAGGTGAGATGCAGCGGCACTTGGACGAGTCGAACTCAGTGCGGGTGGAGGTTGGGACGACGGTCGATGAGGCGGAGCGGCAGTTGATTCTGAAGACTTTGGTGGCAACGAATAACAACAAGACGAAGGCCGCAGAGATTTTGGGGATCAGTTCGAAGACGTTGCAGAATAAGTTGAAAGAATATTCGAACTCAGCAGTAACGGAGTAACGATGCGTCTGAAGACGAAGCTGGTGCTGTCGGCGACCGGGCTAACGTTTGCGATTGTGCTGGTGTTGTCAGCGTTGTTCGTCAGCGAGTTGATGCGTCAAAGGATCGAGCAAACGGCGGCAGCCAACGATGTATTAGCACATGAAGTCTGGCTGGAGATGAGGAAAGCGGTCGAGACGGGCTTACGATCAAACCCGCCGATTGATCGGAGCGATGAGGCGCTGCAGGCTGCCGTAGTGAACGCGTTGAGAAGCCAGACGGCGCTGTCCGATGTGATGAATACGGTTGTGCGCTACTCGCCGACAGTGCAGGACGTGAGTGTGACGGACGCACATGGAATGACTCTGGTGAGTACGGATCCGGATGCGGTTGGGCAGCCCGCGGTGTTCCGGTTCAGCCTTGCGGGCGTGCAAAATGGGACCGTAGCCCATCAGATGAAGGTCGTGTTCGGGAAACCGCGGGTGCTTGATATTTCGCAGGCACTGGATCGGAACGGGATTCCCTTCCTGGTGGTTCATGTAGGGGTGCGGTCGACATTTTTGAAGAATGCGTATGAACCGTGGCTTCTGTCGGCGCTCATTTTTACCGCGCTTGCTGCGGTGGCGGCAATGCTTGCGGCGGGGTTGCTGGCAAACGTTGCACTTCGGCCGTTGGAGACGATCAGTGCAAGGCTTGAAAGCCTTACGTCGGCGCGCAGTTTGCCGGGTGGGCCCGATGCGGCGCTGCAGTTGGAGAGTAGCGAAGGGAAGAACGATGCAGTGGTGCGTGTCACTAAAACGCTCGACCGGCTGGGGGAACAGATGCGTACGCAGGAGGCCGGGTACACGGCTCTGCAGGCAAACTTAAACCAAATGCTGGACACGCTACGGGATGGAGTACTGCTGTTTACTGCGGACCGGCGAGCGGTTATGGTATCGGATGCGGTGGCTCACTTCCTTGGCGCTCCGTTGAACGAAGATCACGAAAAGCTTGTGGGAATGCGCATGGAAGAGATCTTCGCGCCCGACAGCGCGCTGGGAGAGGCGGTCTTAGAGGCGTTTGCCGAGGGCGGCCAGGTAAGTGCGCAGGCAGTCACGCTCGAGGATGGACGGCAGGTGCAAATCTCGTTGGACCGGATTGACGATGGGGTCGGTGGGGTGGGGAATGTGACGACGCTGTTGACGTTGCGCGATATGGAATCGGTGGCGCAACTGGGACAGGAGATTGAGGTAGCAAGAAGGCTGGCTGCGATTGGGAGACTGACGGCCGGCGTGGGGCATGAAGTGAAGAACCCAATCAATGCAATGGTATTGCATCTCGAATTGTTACGCGGAAAGCTGGTACCTGGCGGGACGGAGGCTTTTGGCGGGGCGCAACGGCACGTGGACATTCTAGCGGGTGAGATGCAGCGCTTGGATCGCGTGGTTCAGACGCTGGCAGACTTTTCGCGACCCATGGAACTGCACTTGCGTGAGCATGATTTACGACAGGTTGTGGGTGCGGTTATGGAGTTGACCACTGCAGAGATGCAAGAGAATGGAGTGCGGGTCGTCGTAGATGCTCCGAAAGAATCGATGATGGTGCGCGTGGATGCGGAGTTAATGCGGCAGGCGCTGTTAAATCTGCTGTTGAACGGGATGCAAGCCATGCCTGAGGGTGGGGAGATGAGGGTGCGGCTGCATCGGGAGCACCAATTTGCAGTGGTTGAGGTAATTGATGAAGGAGAGGGTATACCTCCGGAGCTATTACCGCGTATCTTCGAACTGTACTTCACAACAAAACCGAAGGGCAGCGGAATCGGATTGGCGATGACGTATCGAATTCTGCAGTTGCATGGCGGCGCGATGGAGGTACGATCCAATGCAGACCCCATTTCGGTTGAGCGTGGGACGACATTTACGTTCCGGTTACCGATCGCTGTCGGAACCGGCGGCGAAGGTAGGAAAGTAGTTGCGGTTGGAGCGGTTCATAAAGGAATAGGGGAACGGGTTTGAAGGGCAAGGGCAAGCTTTCGCGGAAGATCGCATGGACGACTCTCTGCTTTGGATTGGCGATTGGGCTATCGGGCTGTCGGCATAAGCCGCAGCTTGCGCCTTTGCCGCCAGTACTGACGCCAGTGGCGCTCGAGGATATTCCTGAGCCGCAGAACCTACCGATGGTGGAAGCACCACCAGAAAAGCTTCCGCCGGTACCGGTTTCGACCGAGGCGGGTAAGCCGAAAAGAAGGAAGAAGCAACCGCCGAAGATTGTCATGCCGCCTGAACCGGCGCCGGAGACACAGGTGGCTAGTGCTGCGGGAGGGGTTCTGTCGTCCGATACTGCGGTCGGTGCCCTGACCGCTGGCGGAGAGACAAATCCGCAGACGAAACAAGAGGCGGAGGACCTGATTGCTTCCATCGATAAGAGGCTGAATGCGCTGCCGGCTCAGAAGGTGGAGGAGCAGAAAGCTCAGGTGAGCAAGGTAAGGAACTTCTGGAAGGATGCGCAGGATGCGCTGAAGTCTGGGGACGCTGAAGGGGCGAAAACGCTGGCGACGAAGGCTAAACTTCTGCTGGATGATCTGGAAAAGTGAGGATGCGAGCGGATTTTCTTATGAGTTTGCTGCCGATACCAACCCAATGTGGAATTGAGGTGGATTTGTCATTTGAGTGCCGGCAACAGTAAGTCGAACCGACTTGAAGAAAAAGTGCCCAATGTCGACTCTGGTGGCGATGGTTGAGCGAAGGCTGCTCATGGTGAACCTGTGAGCAGCTGCTTCGAATTGACGGTTATTTCCTTATTTACAAGACGATTGACTTCAGCTAATGAAGGCTACGCTGTGGCGCCGTGGCACTTTTTGTACTTTTTGCCGGAACCGCAGGGACATTCGTCGTTGCGGCCTACCTTGTCGCCGGAGTGGCGAGGGCCTGAGCCGTTCGTGGCGGCAGAAGACGAGCTGACGGAGCGGGCTTGCTCTAATTCACGCTGTTTCTTCTTCTGAAACTCGCGTTCGAGTGCGTCGATGGTGGTGGAGGGAGCGCGGTTAGGTGGCGGTGTTGGGACATTTTGACGGGCGGCGGGGGCGTTGGTATGTTGCGGTGGGCCGGACGGTGGAAGTGTGTTTTGGGGAGCAGCGGCGGATAGCTGCTGTTGGGCCTGTTGCGCTTGAGCGAGAGCTTGCGCGTGGGCCTGGGCGTTGGCCAGCTGCTCGGCGGATTCGATGGGGCTGCCGTCCGGGCCGATGATTTGCATACGGAAGAGGTGCCGTGCAGTGTCCTCTTGAAAGCGCATCATCATAGCTTCGAACATCTCGAAGGATTCCTTCTTGTAAGCAACTAGGGGATCCTGCTGGGCGTAGCCGCGGAGGCCGATGCCTTCTTTGAGGTGGTCCATGGCGAGGAGGTGATCTTTCCAGAGACCGTCGAGGACGGATAGCATGACGATGCGCTCGTGATAGCGCATGGCTCCAGCGCCCAAGATGCTCTCTTTAATCTCGTAACGGGCCCGGAGGTTTTGGAAGATCGCTTCGCCTAGCTCGTGGCGATTGAGCTGGGTAGCGTCGACTTCAGTTTCGAGGCGGGCGCCGAAGATGTCGTAAATCTGATTGAAGAGAGCCTCGACCTTCCACTCGTCGGCGTGGACTTTTTCGGGAGCGTTTTCGTCGAGGATATTGGAGAGGATGGTGGAGGTGTAGTCTTCGGTGATGAGCTGCTTCTGATCTACGCCTTCCATGAGTTGGCGGCGAAGGCCGTAGACGGCTTCGCGTTGCTTGTTCATGACGTCGTCATACTCTAAGACGTGTTTGCGAGACTCGAAGTTCTGAGTTTCGACGGCCTTCTGAGCGGCTTCGATGCGGCGGGAGATCATTCCGGACTCGATGGGAACGCCCTCCTCCATACCGAGGCGCTGGAGGAGCGTCGAGACCCACTCGCGGGCGAAGATGCGCATGAGATCGTCTTCGAGGGAGAGGAAGAAGCGGGACGACCCGGGGTCACCTTGACGGCCGGCGCGGCCACGAAGCTGATTATCGACGCGGCGGGACTCGTGGCGCTCGGTGCCAAGGATGTGGAGCCCGCCTGCGTTAATGACGCTTTCGTGTTCAGCTTTGGCTGCGCCCTCGTGGGCGGCAGTGGCGGCGTCCCATGCGGCTTGCGTTGTCTCGAACTCTTGGCCGCTGTAGTAGAAGCGGACCATGCCGGGGCCGGCTACGGGGTTGATTGCGCCTTCGGCTGCCGATACGGCGCGGGCTTGTTGCTTACGAACCAGGTCCTGACGAGCCATGAACTCTGCGTTGCCACCGAGGAGAATGTCGGTACCACGGCCTGCCATGTTGGTAGCGATGGTGACCATGCCAAGACGGCCCGCCTGGGCTACGATCTCGGCTTCTTTCTCGTGGAACTTGGCGTTGAGGACGACATGGCGGACGCCTTTGCGCTTTAGGATCTCGCTGAGCAGCTCTGATTTTTCGATCGATGTAGTGCCTACGAGGACGGGCTGCTTTTCGGCATGGAGACGAGCGATTTCATCGGCGACTGCGAAGTACTTTTCCTGCGCAGTGCGGTAGACGACGTCCGGGTTTTCAATGCGGAGCATCTTTCGATTGGTTGGGGTGACGACGATCTCGAGCTTGTAGATCTTGTCAAACTCGGCAGCTTCGGTTTCGGCGGTGCCGGTCATGCCGCTGAGCTTTTTGTACATGCGGAAGTAATTCTGGAATGTAATAGTGGCGAGGGTCTGGTCTTCCTTGCGGATGGCCACGCCTTCCTTGGCTTCGACAGCCTGATGGAGTCCGTCGGACCAGCGGCGGCCGGGCATGAGACGGCCCGTAAACTCATCGACGATGATAACTTCGCCGTCTTTGACGACGTACTCGACGTCGCGCTTGTAAAGGGAATGGGCCTTGATAGCGGTCTCGACATGGTGCTTAAGGTCCCAATTTTCGGGATCCGCAATATTTCCAATCCCTAGCAGACCTTCGACCTTCTCCCAGCCTTCGTCGGTAACAGTGATGGAGCGTGTCTTTTCGTCGACGACGTAGTCGCCAGACCATGTTTTGGTCTCGACGGTCTCGATAAGCTCGCCTAATTCGAGTTTGGGGATAATGAGGTTCACCCGGGCATATTTATCGGTGGTCTGATCGGTGGGTCCGGAGATGATGAGAGGAGTGCGGGCTTCGTCAATAAGAATGGAGTCCACTTCGTCGACGATGCAGTAGTAGTGGCCGCGCTGAACTTGATCCTTGAGCTCGAACTTCATGTTGTCGCGGAGATAGTCGAAGCCGAACTCGTTGTTGGTTCCGTAGGTGATGTCGGATGCATAGGCGTCGCGGCGCTGCTGGTCGTCTAGATCGTGGACGATGACGCCGACAGTGAGGCCTAGAAAGCCGTAGATCTTGCCCATCCATTCGGCGTCACGTTTGGCGAGGTAGTCGTTGACGGTGACGACGTGAACTCCGCGGCCTGCTAGCGCGTTCAGGTAGCAGGGCAGGGTGGCGACGAGGGTTTTACCCTCTCCGGTTTTCATTTCGGCAATTTTGCCAGAGTGAAGGACAATGCCGCCAATCATTTGAACGTCGAAGTGACGCATGCCGACGGCGCGCTTGCCGGCTTCGCGGACTACGGCGAAGGCTTCGGGCAGGATGGCGGTGAGGGCTTCCTTTTCGGCCGCGTAACGCTCGTCCGCGTTCTCGGGGGTGTCGGCGATATTTGCGATGGCTGCGGCGATTCGCTGGCGGAACTCGGCTGTTTTGTTGCGCAGAGCCTCGTCGGAGAGCGCCTGAATGGTCGGCTCGAGCTCGTTGATCTGCGCAACGGTGGGCTGGATGCGCTTGACGGCGCGTTCGTTACTAGTGCCAAAGACTTTTGCAATGACTGAGTTGAGCAAAACGGTATCCTTCAGGGTGCACTTTATCCCAAACACTAGTGTAACTGGTATGGGCGGCACAGGTGGAAGTGGAGTTGGCCGTTTGAGATACGGCGAAATCTGGGCAGCGGCTCGGCTAGATCTTCGAGCGTACGTAGACCGGGTCGCGCTTGAGATAGGCGAGGCGGTATTTGGCATCCTGGCCGGAAGCGACGCGATGATGACCGCTGAAGGAAGCTCGAAGGATGTCGGTTCCCAAGGCGATTCTGAACGAAGCTGTGGAGAAGTATTTGCTGATATCGGATACGTCGCCAGACAGTGAGTACATTTCGCTGCTGGCTTGAGTGCCTAGGATGGGGGTGGAGATGATGACTAGGTGGTGCATCCCCGGCAAGGCTTTACGGAAAATGGGAAGCCTGGTGTTCGAGGCGTCTTCGAAGACCAAAGAAGAGCGACAGGGATAGGCTCGGGAGCCAATGGTTCGCATGACCAGCAGGGTGCCGGATTGAGACAAGCCGTTAAGGTTGCCTCCTTTGCCCTCGAAGGTGAGTGATAGTTGAGCGGTACAGGCCAGGAGGGTCGACGCGGATTGTACTGGGGCAGCTTGCGCTGAGGCCGCAAAGATGAGCATCACTGCGACAACTGCGTAAACCGCGTTTGAGGCAGTTTTGTTCACTGTCAGAATTCTATTCTTTCCTCTCTCATTTGTTGGAACGTTTTCGAACGGTTTGCGCAACGCGACCGTTATTTTGAGGGGCTGTTGGTCTTCAAGTAGGCCACGAGGGGGGAGTGGGCGTTGCGGAGAGCGATTACGACAGATTCGGCATTGAGTTCGGCGCCTTCCGCGCTCGTATGTGTGTGATCGACTGGGAAGAGTAGAGCTGTTTTTTCAGGACCGAAGGTTTCGAGGTGGTCCGCTTCAACAGTGGCCATATCGACGTACGGGATGTCCTGCTCTTTTG is drawn from Edaphobacter lichenicola and contains these coding sequences:
- the secA gene encoding preprotein translocase subunit SecA; protein product: MLNSVIAKVFGTSNERAVKRIQPTVAQINELEPTIQALSDEALRNKTAEFRQRIAAAIANIADTPENADERYAAEKEALTAILPEAFAVVREAGKRAVGMRHFDVQMIGGIVLHSGKIAEMKTGEGKTLVATLPCYLNALAGRGVHVVTVNDYLAKRDAEWMGKIYGFLGLTVGVIVHDLDDQQRRDAYASDITYGTNNEFGFDYLRDNMKFELKDQVQRGHYYCIVDEVDSILIDEARTPLIISGPTDQTTDKYARVNLIIPKLELGELIETVETKTWSGDYVVDEKTRSITVTDEGWEKVEGLLGIGNIADPENWDLKHHVETAIKAHSLYKRDVEYVVKDGEVIIVDEFTGRLMPGRRWSDGLHQAVEAKEGVAIRKEDQTLATITFQNYFRMYKKLSGMTGTAETEAAEFDKIYKLEIVVTPTNRKMLRIENPDVVYRTAQEKYFAVADEIARLHAEKQPVLVGTTSIEKSELLSEILKRKGVRHVVLNAKFHEKEAEIVAQAGRLGMVTIATNMAGRGTDILLGGNAEFMARQDLVRKQQARAVSAAEGAINPVAGPGMVRFYYSGQEFETTQAAWDAATAAHEGAAKAEHESVINAGGLHILGTERHESRRVDNQLRGRAGRQGDPGSSRFFLSLEDDLMRIFAREWVSTLLQRLGMEEGVPIESGMISRRIEAAQKAVETQNFESRKHVLEYDDVMNKQREAVYGLRRQLMEGVDQKQLITEDYTSTILSNILDENAPEKVHADEWKVEALFNQIYDIFGARLETEVDATQLNRHELGEAIFQNLRARYEIKESILGAGAMRYHERIVMLSVLDGLWKDHLLAMDHLKEGIGLRGYAQQDPLVAYKKESFEMFEAMMMRFQEDTARHLFRMQIIGPDGSPIESAEQLANAQAHAQALAQAQQAQQQLSAAAPQNTLPPSGPPQHTNAPAARQNVPTPPPNRAPSTTIDALEREFQKKKQRELEQARSVSSSSAATNGSGPRHSGDKVGRNDECPCGSGKKYKKCHGATA
- a CDS encoding rhodanese-like domain-containing protein, which codes for MLEPEITAEVFAQRRQQPDAPILLDVREPWEYQTASLPNSLLIPMGEIPARAHAELDPDAPIVVICHHGARSLNVTMWLRNQGFEHVQSLAGGIDAWSRTIDPTIPRY
- a CDS encoding sensor histidine kinase, which encodes MRLKTKLVLSATGLTFAIVLVLSALFVSELMRQRIEQTAAANDVLAHEVWLEMRKAVETGLRSNPPIDRSDEALQAAVVNALRSQTALSDVMNTVVRYSPTVQDVSVTDAHGMTLVSTDPDAVGQPAVFRFSLAGVQNGTVAHQMKVVFGKPRVLDISQALDRNGIPFLVVHVGVRSTFLKNAYEPWLLSALIFTALAAVAAMLAAGLLANVALRPLETISARLESLTSARSLPGGPDAALQLESSEGKNDAVVRVTKTLDRLGEQMRTQEAGYTALQANLNQMLDTLRDGVLLFTADRRAVMVSDAVAHFLGAPLNEDHEKLVGMRMEEIFAPDSALGEAVLEAFAEGGQVSAQAVTLEDGRQVQISLDRIDDGVGGVGNVTTLLTLRDMESVAQLGQEIEVARRLAAIGRLTAGVGHEVKNPINAMVLHLELLRGKLVPGGTEAFGGAQRHVDILAGEMQRLDRVVQTLADFSRPMELHLREHDLRQVVGAVMELTTAEMQENGVRVVVDAPKESMMVRVDAELMRQALLNLLLNGMQAMPEGGEMRVRLHREHQFAVVEVIDEGEGIPPELLPRIFELYFTTKPKGSGIGLAMTYRILQLHGGAMEVRSNADPISVERGTTFTFRLPIAVGTGGEGRKVVAVGAVHKGIGERV
- a CDS encoding sigma-54-dependent transcriptional regulator encodes the protein MVTVLEKVLIVEDEMHARSGLTELVESWGYRAECAADGMEGLEKAIAWAPAIVVTDLKMPRMDGMELLNRVGELPQRIAVIMLTAQGSIESAVDAMRMGAYDYIPKPVDPHRLKTILHNASRQREADVELEATRRQLRDTGVLGPMVGSSPQMMEIFTMIERIAPSNVSVLVTGESGTGKELVARALHDLSARRLKPFVAVNCAAIPETLIESEIFGHEKGAFTGALERRAGCFELAEEGTLLLDEIGEMPMATQAKLLRVLEDRKLRRLGSKIETPVDVRVVAATNKDPEKAVASGELRGDLYYRLNVFNIQMPPLRDHLMDVSAIAEKMIDDMNERHRCTVAGLKDSLMTRLEEYKWPGNVRELRNTIERAVILAGTGMLGVEHLPPHFGEPGFAPPPTRVVVTEVGGVHTSSPSGEMQRHLDESNSVRVEVGTTVDEAERQLILKTLVATNNNKTKAAEILGISSKTLQNKLKEYSNSAVTE